The Amycolatopsis viridis genome window below encodes:
- a CDS encoding MFS transporter: MTIRQASNDTWAWRLVILAVGTFVLGVDGFVMPGLLPEISSDLAVSVATAGQLTTVFAVSYAVGSPVIATLTGRLDRRIVIGAGMVSFLLGMVLQAAGPTYGVVLAGRVVAALGAAAFQANAFAVAGVLAPPDRRARAFAVIGAGFSLAAVLGVPFGLLIGQVWGWRGTLWTIVALAVVAAVLAGLFVPSITLPATTMRDRLTVLVNPRILVLLAVSALVLAPLFLLTAYASAVVGISSPGSDNAILVALLVYGAGSFLGNRLVGLFVDRFASLSVIVTGLGIVALASGLLAVVQHWFVPTLAVLFVLGVLGSSLFIPQQSRVFDAGGDLATVALSLNGSMNYVGTALGAGLGGVVLATAGPLWLGPAAAVLAAAVIAIAVITAPERRTRTTTLATSQ; encoded by the coding sequence GTGACGATTCGACAAGCATCAAATGATACGTGGGCCTGGCGTCTGGTGATCCTCGCCGTGGGCACGTTCGTGCTCGGGGTGGACGGTTTCGTAATGCCGGGGCTGCTTCCCGAGATCTCGTCGGACCTGGCGGTGAGCGTGGCGACCGCCGGACAGCTGACGACCGTGTTCGCCGTCTCCTACGCGGTGGGATCGCCGGTCATCGCGACCCTCACCGGGCGGCTGGACCGCCGGATCGTCATCGGCGCGGGCATGGTCTCGTTCCTGCTCGGGATGGTGCTGCAGGCTGCCGGGCCCACGTATGGGGTCGTGCTGGCCGGGCGGGTCGTCGCCGCGCTCGGAGCGGCCGCGTTCCAGGCCAACGCGTTCGCCGTGGCCGGTGTGCTCGCGCCGCCTGATCGGCGGGCCCGGGCGTTCGCGGTGATCGGCGCGGGTTTCAGCCTCGCGGCCGTTCTCGGGGTGCCGTTCGGGCTGCTGATCGGTCAGGTCTGGGGCTGGCGCGGTACCTTGTGGACGATCGTCGCGCTGGCGGTGGTCGCCGCGGTGCTGGCCGGGCTGTTCGTTCCGTCGATCACCCTGCCGGCCACCACGATGCGGGACCGGCTCACGGTGCTGGTGAACCCGCGGATCCTGGTGCTGCTTGCGGTCAGTGCTCTGGTGCTGGCGCCGTTGTTCCTGCTGACCGCCTACGCCTCGGCGGTGGTCGGCATCAGCTCCCCGGGCAGCGACAACGCCATCCTCGTCGCTCTGCTGGTCTACGGTGCGGGCTCTTTCCTGGGCAACCGGCTCGTCGGGCTGTTCGTCGACCGGTTCGCCTCGCTGTCGGTGATCGTGACCGGGCTCGGCATCGTCGCGCTGGCCTCCGGGTTGCTCGCCGTCGTCCAGCACTGGTTCGTGCCCACGCTGGCCGTCCTGTTCGTCCTGGGCGTGCTGGGGTCCTCGCTGTTCATCCCCCAGCAGAGCCGGGTTTTCGACGCCGGTGGTGATCTCGCCACGGTCGCGCTGAGCCTCAACGGCTCAATGAACTACGTCGGTACCGCCCTCGGCGCCGGCCTGGGCGGGGTCGTGCTCGCGACCGCGGGGCCGCTGTGGCTCGGGCCCGCCGCGGCGGTACTGGCGGCCGCGGTGATCGCGATCGCCGTGATCACCGCCCCGGAACGCCGCACCAGGACGACCACACTCGCGACCTCGCAGTGA
- a CDS encoding ArsR/SmtB family transcription factor — translation MSRTLPEPSIDSLDLTVILSALADPSRRALLTAMYRAPEPVDCAVLVEQTGLGLSNPTISHHYRILREAGLTRTVVEGRKRVVRVRREDLERRFPGLLEAILNAPDRTAISAN, via the coding sequence GTGTCCCGGACGCTGCCTGAGCCGTCGATCGACTCGCTGGACCTGACCGTCATCCTCAGCGCGCTGGCCGATCCGAGCAGGCGGGCATTGCTGACCGCGATGTACCGGGCCCCCGAACCCGTCGACTGCGCGGTACTGGTGGAACAGACCGGCCTGGGCCTGAGCAACCCGACGATCTCGCACCACTACCGGATACTGCGCGAGGCCGGGCTCACCCGCACGGTCGTCGAGGGGCGCAAACGAGTGGTCCGCGTCCGCCGGGAAGACCTCGAAAGGCGGTTCCCGGGCCTTCTCGAAGCGATCCTCAACGCCCCCGACCGCACCGCCATCTCGGCGAACTAA